The nucleotide sequence TGGAATTTGACAGGGTTTGTCAATACGTTTTGTTAATTGTTTCCCTTCAGAGAACTGCCTTAATTGTACTTTAAAATCCACCAGTCCCTCAATTTGTCCTAGTGAATAATGTAACCATCCTCTTTCCTTCTCCCTACAGCACACAGCCCTATACCCGCTGGTGTCCCAGTCCCTGAGGAACATCAGTGCAGGGAAGGACCCCCTGGAGGGCCAGAGACACTGCTGTGGCATCGCTCAGATCCACTCACACCACTCCCTGGGCCACTGTGACCTGGACCAGCTCCAGGCCAACCCTCAGCCCCTGGTCTTCACCCTGGAGCTCATGGAGGTGAAGTGGGGGCTTATTTATTCTCCATTAGGGGTTTTTCCCCTTTGCcactgcttgctctttgggggtcTAGGCCTGGTTACAGTAAaatcactttgtgacaactggtTCTGTTAAAAGCACTACATCAAAATGTTTTTTAATCCTTTTATCACCCAAGCAGCACTCATGCCGCTGTCATTTCACTGCGTAAATTCATTTTGATTGAATAATATGATTGACTCCTCCCCCAGGTTTTGACGCCCGGCTCGTTCAGACTGGACATCTGGGCGATGACGGACGAGGAGAAGCTGGAGGTGGTGCCTCAGATCCACGTGGAGGGTAACGCCCTCTACAAGAAGGGCGACGTGAAGGAAGCGGCCGAGAAGTACCACAATGCCATCGCCTGTCTAAAGAATCTGCAGATGAAGGTAAAGATTTATGACTTCGAACCTAGTCCTGGGGACCTGCTTTTTTTGGCATTTAATAGGGTAACATTTAGAGCACTGCAGACAAATACTTTTAATTTAGTTGAGATAACTAGCCATTCTGCGCGGCAAATGAGATCTATGCATTCCCTGTATATAGAACATCTTAACCCCACTAAATAAGTAGCTAGTCGTCTAACTCCTCCCCATCCTTGCCCCTCCTCCAATCAGGAGCGTCCAGGCGACGAGGGCTGGATCAAGCTGGACCTCATGATCACGCCCCTGATGCTGAACTACTGCCAGTGTCAGCTGGTCCAGGGTCAGTACTACGAGGTGCTGGACCACTGCTCCTCCATCATCTCCAAATACGAGGGTGAGTCACACACTTCTGAATACATTCAGGTGTAGCCCTGCCCTAGGATCAAGTGAATATGCTGAATTCACATAATAGGCTATGCtctaaaaaataaacatttgttacTTTTGCTGTGCTGTTGTCTACAGCAGGCCTGTTGCTAGTGAATGACAAGTCTTTTTGAATTTTTATTGCTTACTACCAGCTACTTAACTTAAGTGTGTAAACTTAACACCATTTTGACACACTCTTACCTCTCACCCCCACAGACAACATGAAGGCCTACTTCAAGCGGGCCAAGGCCCACGCGGCAGTGTGGAACGAGACGGAGGCGCGGGCCGATTTTGCCAAGGTGGTGGAGCTGGACCCGTCGCTGGGGCCCTCGGTGGCTAAAGAGCTGAGGGCCATGGAGGAGAGGATCCGCtccaaggagaaggaggagaagggccGCTACAAGAGTCTGTTCAGCTACGACAGCAACGCCACCGCTACCACGGTGAGTAGCCGAGTACCTTCTAGAAGTTTCCTCGAATCTGGGCCCATATTAAAACAGCATCTGAGAGTAGCAGTGCttttctaggatcaggtccccccttgTCCCTATAATCTAAAAGGCCAAATTAATCTATATCAGCACTCTTACACGAATGCTATGAGTGTTTTTCCCAAATCTACGATCAGATTACCTGGTGTGAAGAAAATGTCTACACTTTATTTTACTAGTGAAATGAATGATCCATGTGTCTTTACACTAATTGATGTCTTTTTAAATTGGCAGTATTATCCCTTAGTGTTGAATTACTAATTAGGTAATGTTCTTTTTGAATGTCTAAAACTGTTATGCACTCTTTTAGGGCTGAATTAAGAAGACCATTATTCTTGTTataaagaagaggaggagcagtTGAGGACACATTGACATGTTTAGTTTTATCCACACACCAAAGCCATATTCACTTTCCCCATGAAACATCACTTTCGCAGTGCACATGGCACATTCTCTTTCTAGATTCACTTATCTTTTATAGAAAGACATTACACACCCACATCTACCCTCAACACCAACAGACTTTCAAAGTTCAGCTTTCCCCTACCGCAAACAGCCagttacatcacacacacatgctgtaaaAGTACAGGAATACACAGGAGATCCTCCACTTCTGGCAGTATGACTGGGACATCAACTTCGGAGACAATCACAAGATATATATTTATGGACACTAGAGCAGTCTCCACCATTTCCCTCTTGTTCACCCCTTATTTATCCCTATTAATGTTTATATGTTTATATCCCTATTAATATGACTATTCAATGTATGTACTCTTACCTTCACTTGTATCTATgttagtattacatttcatttgctAATTTGTCTTTGTGGTCCTGTATATTTTAAGCTAGAACATTTGTAATGGACTCTTTTGCCCTCAACTCAAACACCACCCCACTTGCCTTTTGGTCAGTCGAACAGAGCTAATGATTTGCCAAGTCATTGGCTTCAGTGAGTGTAGTTTAGGATAGTGGCCATCATTTTGGCCCCTAGCTCCTTCCCGGTCTGTTAAACTGAAAGGACTGGATAGGGGAAGGCAATATGGTGAAGGCTCCACTTTAGTCTATTGGAGGCCTGGAAGGAGTAGTCACTGAAGGGCTCCAGATGGTAATAGAACTCGGGTGATGACTCACTGGCAAGCATCAAGTAAAAGGTCAAGATAGCCTTTTTTGTAGGGTCCATTTTCATAGGTTTGCACATCAAACGACTGACATCTCATCATACCAGCATTTAGCTCATTTGTCCCTTGTATTTTGTGAAAATGTTATCTAAAGGGTCACCATGACTTGACTCAAGTGTCAGTTGTATGAAATGGGTGTTATCTAGCCTGGTTAAAAAGCAGAGTAAACACTACACTCAACATTGTTTTCATTGGTAAGCAGTGTTCAacctggtttaaccaggctacttaTCATGCTTTCTATAAAATGTCTACGACGGGACAGCGAGTGCTTTTTGCAGCCATGTTATGACTGCAAAGGCAAATAAAGAGGTGCAACTCTTACTGGTGTGTTTGTAATGATACCCAATGTTTGCATGCGAGCACACTCACCCAGGCCTCATTGTGCAAAGCGTTCACCTCCACACAGTGTTTATAGAAAGTCCACAcccccttttaaaatgatcaccTTTTGTTGCCTTAGCCTGGAATGTAAATGCATTAAAAAAATTAATTGGTCTTTGCATCCTACCCCACAATTTCCAAgtgaaaaaaaaaacaatttagttttTTCCCCTAAACTGAAATAGCTTGGTTGGATAGCAATCCTAAATTACCTCCAGTGTAACCAATCACATTAAGTCACACAAAGTTAATTGGcctccacctgtgttaaattgtaGTGATTCACATGATTTCAGGATACATTTAGCAGTTCCTGTAGGTTCCCTCTGCTGGGTAGTGAATTGCAAAGCAAACGCTCAACCATGACCTTTCAAAAGAACCCTGGGACAGATCAGAGGATGAGCATAAAAAGATTTCAAAGGCCTTGAATATCCCTTGGAGCACGGTCAAGACGAAGTGAAAGGTGTATAGCACCACCTAGACTGCCCTCATCTGGATGACTGAGCAGAGGCTACCAAGAGTCTGATGGCAACTTTGAAAGAGCAGCAGACTTATGGCCAAGACTGGTCAGTGTGCATGTGACTTGCTCAAGCCTTCCACAAATATGTAATGTAGGGTGGCAAGAAGGAAGCCCACCTTGAATCAGTTTAAGTATGCAAGAAGCACTCAGGAGATTCTGTAGCAAAAGGTTTTGTGGTCTTATTAAACAAATTTTACTTTTTGACCGAAATGCCAAGTGTTACATTTGgcgcagcatcatgttatggggatatTTCTCATCGCCAGGGACTTATCAGGATAGAACAGAAAAGTCCTTGAGGAAAACCAGCTGAAACTGGGATGGAAGTtcacctttcagcatgacaacgacctgaagcCCATAGCCAATGCTACTGTGGAGTGGCTAAGGAATAACTAGGTAAAGTCCAAGGGGCCCAGTCAGAGCCCCGACCTAAATCCAATCTAAAATTTGTGGCATAACTTGGAAAATTTCTGTCCATCAACTTGAGCATGAACAAACATTGTCAAATCTAGGTGTGCAAAGTTGGTAGAGACCTATACCaacagactcacagctgtaactgCTGCCAAATATCCGtcaccaagtattaactcaggggtgGAGACTTATTTTTCTTCACACAAAAATTTGCCTTAAATGTGGAGTATGTTGTGTAGATACGTGGAAGAAAATCCTGATTTAAATTAAAAACGGAGGCACTGACAACCAAATGTAAAAAGTTCAAGGGcgtgtagactttctataggcactaCATCACagaaggctgctgaggggaggacagctcataaatGTCTGGAACAGACAAAACGAAATGaaaatcaaacacatggaaatcatGTTTGATACCATCCCAGGCATTACCTCCCCAAttaaaggtgccaccaacctcctgtgcactAGATACAAATGAAAAACACTCACTTTTTTTAATTGGAAAACTTTTCTAACTTTTAATTAAATTCAAGTACAGAACTGCAAAAATTGGGTTTACAAAATTGCCATACTAACAAAACTGATTTCAGGTGTGTAGGGAGGAGGTAATAGTTAATTGGGTGGAGGATGAAAGGCAAGGAAAGCTTGACTGTGTGGCAGATAGAGGGTGCCATGACAGCAGAAAATGTGTGTAGGGTGGAAGCATGTGGAACAGAGAATGGGGTATTTTCAAGATGCTGTAAAGCCTTGTTTACATCAAATACATTATTTTTGCATATCCGATTCAAATGTTAattttcctgcagtctgaacagccaaaaaaCATATGGAATAGGATGACtcagatacaaatctgattcctggccgtGCGACTTGTGCCTGAATGGTCAAATCTGATTTGCCCTCGTTTTAAAAAAACttatttggcatatcttgttgcttCCTAGCTACTCTGACAGTTTGGCAAGAATATGTGGTAACTAACTAGcttattgtttacaaacaaattagtgaatgtgctagaaagaTAAACAGCTACCTCgttagttgactgctgtggctagccaaacaatacttgttttgaaagttggattGCCTTATCCTTTGgaggctttaaaagtgttcttacactatgattttgaacattcaaagcaactggggAACATCCATTGCAGGCattgtcaccttagcttgctacataacttctgagtgataaGGAACGCACACATTCGTCATTACTATGACAAGTAGCATAGCCATGTCAACAAATGACTGctgtctaaacacacacacatccaaattTGGTCACTTAACTTGCCGTTTGGACAGTGACGTATTCCAAaacggatttgaaaaacaaagctgatttgagcattaaggcctgcagtgcAAACAAGGTTTAAGTGTTGCTTACTGTAAAACAATGTGGAATTAAACCTTTGGATGTAGAGTGGTCTCAGTATAGCAGCTAAGAGAGAAAGTCAGTATCAACCTCATTTCATTGTGACAGTTTTCAAAAATCTATCAGAAATATTTTACAGCACTATCACCTCACCCCCACTGAACAGGACTACCAAAATGAGAAAATATTTACCAGCCCCTCGTGATGCCTATGAAACTGAAATAAGCTACAGAATGATCTGAGAGCGAACTGTCCTACAACTGCAAAAATGTGTTACACATTCTTTACACACCCCCATAAGGCGGTGTGAGAAACTAAATGGAAAAAAAGGTTACAGGTTCAGTGGAGCCATACAGACAAAAAGTCAGGATAACAAAGACGGGACACATAGACGAGGCCTATACAAAGACAAGGGaggggggggatggagggattctGCAAAGGGTTATGTGCGAGCGCTCCTCTCTGTCTCCGCCAGACACTCCCTGACCAGCGCCCTCGCGTGAATGATACCTAGAAGACAGATGAACCACATCACACGTTGGGATTTAGAACTTTTACTTCATGTGTGGAGAGAAATACTGTCTCCTCATTGAACCTTAAAATGTGAATTGAAATCCATGTGTTTCCAAGTAAACTCATATGGAGTAAGTAGGCCTATGGGATGGGATCCTTGGGACTCGAACTCTgtcaccccattgaagttgaaatgtgttagggtagggacatcccaaggatcccggataacCATGTGAGTCGAGAGCCAAATGGCCGTGGTGTGAGAAGCATGGGTGAAATGTTTGTTTGGTGAAAAGTATTTACGGCAGTAATTATACATGGGAGAAACATTTTCCTTGGGATTACTAGCCTTGGAATAGGGATTTCGGGACTGACCGTCTCACATACTGAAGAACTAGGACTACATTTAATCACCAAGTACTAGTTTTGTGTGTCCTGCAtttgggcaattccacagtaatgTAACTATGACGAGACtctgatttttcactttaaaaatgtatgccaaacaaaaaccactgATTTCAAAGTTCAACAAACCATACAAAaacaatggtttttgtttggtatCCTTTTTAAATTGAAATCTGAGTCTGagcgtaattccgttaccatCAAATTGCCCATTTCTCATTTTGTGCAAAGCATATTATTTGAACTGAGCCTAATTTAGGCATCTTTGGATTTAAAAAGGACAATGTCTGATTGGACTGGCTATTTTGCTAATTGAACTTGGTGGATTTAAActgatgattgattgattgactggatGACATATACTGTTTGGCTTTTATTATGATTTACTTTTGCTGCTGCCATGCAATGTTGATCATTGCTTTCATCCACTGCCTTATGTTCATTTCTTGTTGCTGTGTTTATGCGTATAATATTCAAGTGCTTACTGCCTGCTTGCTGGGTATGTGCAGCGTGGTTAGAGAAAAGGAAAGTAAACTCTATGGAGTACTGATAAACACCCTATGTCAATACAACCACAACCTTTGCTCCAAGCTTTGTGGATATTTGTGGCCTAGGCGTTTAGCCGGTCAGGCTGCAGTACCTCTCTTTAGCCTCTCCATGGCGCTCTTGCTCCCGGCGTAGGTGGGGCGGATCTCGCGACTCATCTCCTCGATAACTGACAGCAGCTCGCTGTAGGTTGAGCCCTGAgacactttcactggctgtgtgtgtgtgtgtgtgagagagggggggggatacGAGACAAAGGTCATATGCTGGAAGACAGCCAAAACAACTAGAACAAGATATAGTCCCTTTATATCGTACAGAAGAGTAGAGATACAGGGGGATAATTGCCATGACGAAGTGACAGTTATGCAAATAAACACTCGCCAACAAATCTATTTTAACTAAAATGACCAGTAATGATCTGCTTTGTATTTGTTGTTAGTGATATCTGGACCCTattgattatagtcacagccatgtatatcccccccaagcagatacttcgtcggccctgaaagaacttcactggactctatgtaaactggaaaccatacatcctgaggctgcatttattggagccggggattttaacaaagctaacctgAGAACGAGACTTCCTaaatcagcatatcgaatgcgtgaCACGGGCTGctagcattctggatcattgctactctaactttacacaatgcatacaaagccctcccccgccaaatctgaccatgactccattttgttgctcccagcctatagacagaaactaaaacaggaaaagcCCGTGCGCTCAGGTCAatacaacgctggtctgaccaatcggactCCACGCTTTaggattgcttcgatcacgtggactgggatatgttccggatagcctcagacaacaacactgatgtatacgctgactcggtgagcgagtttattagcaagtgcatttgAGACgctgtacccactgtgactaaaacatttcctaaccagaaactgtggattgatggcagcatctgcacaaaactgaaagcgtgaaccaccgcttttaatcatggcaaggcgactggaaacatgaccgaatacaaacagtgcagctattccctccacaaggcaatcaaacaagcaaagcatcagtatagagacaaagtagtcgcaattcaacggctcaaacacgagacgtatgtggcagggtctatagTCAattcacggattacaaaaagaaaaccagccccgtcgggGACATCAACAtcttgctcgctttgaggacaatacagtgcctctgacacggcccgctaccaaagcctgtgggttCTCCTCCTCCGTGGCCAAcgcgagtaaaacatttaaacgtgttaaccctcgcaaggctgccggcatccctagccgcgtcctcagagcatgcgcagaccaactgttttttacagacatattcaatcaatccctatcgcAGTCTACTGtgaccacatgcttcaagatggccaccattgttcctgttcccaagaaagctaaggtaactgaactaaatgactatcgctccattgcactcacttctgtcatcatgaagtgctttgagagactagtcaaggagcaCATCAcatccaccctacctgacacccaagacccactccaatttgcttaccgccccaataggtccactgacgatgcaatcgccatcccactgcacactgccctatcccacctggaggAATATCTAttgaagaatgctgttcattgactacagctcagcatttaataccatagtaccctccaaactcgtcattaagctcgagaccctgggtctcgaccctgccctgtgcaactgggtcctggtctgacgggccgcccccaggtggtgaaggtaggaaacaatatcTCCACCGCGCCGAtcgtcaacactggggccccacaagggtgcgttctcagccctctcctgtactccctgttcacccacgactgcgtggccatgcacgcttccaactcaatcatcaagtttgcagacgacactacagtggtaatcTTATTaccaacaacgagacggcctatagggaggtgagggccctcggagtgtggtgtcaggaaaataacatctcactcaatgtcaacaaaacgaaggagatgattgtggacttcaggaaacagcagagggagcacccccctcccccacccatccacattgacgggacagcagtagagaaggtggaaagttataagttcctcggtgtacacatcatggacaaactgaaatggtccacccacacagacagcgtggtgaaggcacaacagcgcctcttcaacctcaggaggctgaaaatatgtgtcttgtcacctaaaaccctcacaaacttttacagatgcacaatcgagagcatcttgtcgggctgtatcaccgcctggtacggcaattgcaccgccctcagccgcaaggctctccagagggtagtgagatctgcacaacgcaccaccgggagcaaactacctgccctccagga is from Salvelinus alpinus chromosome 39, SLU_Salpinus.1, whole genome shotgun sequence and encodes:
- the LOC139566630 gene encoding AH receptor-interacting protein-like, giving the protein MEELATKLLAEGIQKKVVSPGKGELSTFPDGTKVIFHYRSSLCDGTVLDDSRTMGGRSKPMELILGKKFKLAVWERVIGTMREGEVADFTCDVKHTALYPLVSQSLRNISAGKDPLEGQRHCCGIAQIHSHHSLGHCDLDQLQANPQPLVFTLELMEVLTPGSFRLDIWAMTDEEKLEVVPQIHVEGNALYKKGDVKEAAEKYHNAIACLKNLQMKERPGDEGWIKLDLMITPLMLNYCQCQLVQGQYYEVLDHCSSIISKYEDNMKAYFKRAKAHAAVWNETEARADFAKVVELDPSLGPSVAKELRAMEERIRSKEKEEKGRYKSLFSYDSNATATTG
- the LOC139566632 gene encoding cyclin-dependent kinase 2-associated protein 2-like — protein: MSYKPIAPAPSGSNHTPPGSSVPSPSLPSNFRPAFSDFGPPSMGFVQPVKVSQGSTYSELLSVIEEMSREIRPTYAGSKSAMERLKRGIIHARALVRECLAETERSART